From the genome of Nakamurella flavida, one region includes:
- a CDS encoding ATP-binding cassette domain-containing protein yields the protein MTDTLAEHADSTLRKGAPLIEMQDVGKVYGSIRALEGIDLRVNAGEVTCVLGDNGAGKSTLIKIMSGLHPHSEGSLRVDGEDVRFGSPREALDHGIATVYQDLAVVSLMEVWRNFFLGSELRSGRWPGAPLRINEMRRIADEELKKMGITVKDINQPIGTLSGGQRQCVAIARAVYFGARVLILDEPTAALGVKQSGVVLKYTAAARDAGLGVVFITHNPHHAYLVGDHFVILKLGQRVLDKHRDEVGLNELTAEMAGGQELEELSHELQR from the coding sequence ATGACCGACACCCTGGCAGAACACGCGGACTCCACCCTCCGCAAGGGCGCGCCGCTCATCGAGATGCAGGACGTGGGCAAGGTCTACGGGTCGATCCGCGCCCTCGAGGGCATCGACCTGCGGGTCAACGCCGGCGAGGTGACGTGCGTGCTCGGCGACAACGGCGCCGGCAAGTCCACCCTGATCAAGATCATGTCCGGGTTGCACCCGCACTCCGAGGGCAGCCTGCGCGTGGACGGCGAGGACGTCCGCTTCGGTTCTCCGCGCGAGGCCCTGGACCACGGGATCGCCACCGTCTACCAGGATCTCGCCGTGGTCTCCCTGATGGAGGTGTGGCGGAACTTCTTCCTCGGCTCCGAGCTGCGCAGTGGCCGGTGGCCGGGTGCGCCGCTGCGGATCAACGAGATGCGCCGCATCGCCGACGAGGAACTGAAGAAGATGGGCATCACCGTCAAGGACATCAACCAGCCCATCGGGACGCTGTCCGGCGGGCAGCGGCAGTGCGTGGCCATCGCCCGGGCCGTGTACTTCGGGGCACGGGTGCTCATCCTGGACGAGCCGACCGCCGCACTGGGCGTCAAGCAGTCCGGGGTGGTGCTCAAGTACACCGCTGCCGCCCGGGACGCGGGTCTGGGGGTCGTCTTCATCACCCACAACCCGCACCACGCCTACCTGGTGGGCGACCACTTCGTCATCCTCAAGCTCGGCCAGCGGGTGCTGGACAAGCACCGCGACGAGGTGGGTCTGAACGAGTTGACGGCCGAGATGGCCGGCGGTCAGGAGCTGGAGGAGCTCTCCCACGAACTGCAGCGCTGA
- a CDS encoding sugar phosphate isomerase/epimerase family protein — MVSNSRIRIGSAPDSWGVWFPSDPVQVPADRFLAEVSASGYEWIELGPYGYLPTDPAQLQDQLDAHHLKVSAGTVFSRLHHENSWDEVWKQVTDVAALTQAVGGQHIVVIPFMWRDDKTGLAIESREFSEEQWTRITTGHDELGRRILDEYGLHVQFHSHADSHVGYQKDIERFVESTNPDYVNLCLDTGHVAYYGGDSVGLIQKYPERIGYLHLKAVDPVLRAEVLANDISFSEAVKRGIMIEPPAGEPNLDEVLTAARALDRDLYGIVEQDLYPCPVDMPFPIARRTHTFLSSCGDPSWLEIGTQHPLSTDTAETTENSKGTIDV, encoded by the coding sequence ATCGTGAGCAACAGCAGGATCAGGATCGGGTCCGCCCCCGACTCCTGGGGAGTGTGGTTCCCGTCCGATCCGGTGCAGGTGCCGGCCGACCGCTTCCTGGCCGAGGTGAGTGCCTCCGGCTACGAGTGGATCGAGCTGGGCCCCTACGGGTACCTGCCCACCGACCCGGCGCAGCTGCAGGACCAGCTCGACGCCCACCATCTGAAGGTCTCGGCCGGAACCGTGTTCTCGCGCCTGCACCACGAGAACTCCTGGGACGAGGTGTGGAAGCAGGTCACCGACGTGGCCGCGCTGACCCAGGCCGTCGGCGGGCAGCACATCGTGGTCATCCCGTTCATGTGGCGGGACGACAAGACCGGGCTGGCCATCGAGTCCCGCGAGTTCAGCGAGGAGCAGTGGACCCGGATCACCACCGGCCACGACGAGCTCGGCCGCCGCATCCTGGACGAGTACGGGCTGCACGTGCAGTTCCACTCGCACGCCGATTCCCACGTCGGGTACCAGAAGGACATCGAGCGGTTCGTGGAGTCCACGAACCCCGACTACGTGAACCTCTGCCTGGACACCGGCCACGTGGCCTACTACGGCGGCGACAGCGTGGGTCTCATCCAGAAGTACCCCGAGCGCATCGGCTACCTGCATCTCAAGGCGGTCGACCCGGTGCTGCGCGCGGAGGTGCTGGCGAACGACATCTCGTTCTCCGAGGCCGTGAAGCGCGGCATCATGATCGAGCCGCCGGCCGGTGAGCCGAACCTGGACGAGGTGCTCACCGCGGCCCGTGCCCTGGACCGCGACCTCTACGGGATCGTCGAGCAGGACCTGTACCCCTGCCCGGTCGACATGCCCTTCCCGATCGCCCGACGCACGCACACCTTCCTGTCCTCGTGCGGTGATCCGTCCTGGCTGGAGATCGGCACCCAGCACCCCCTGAGCACCGACACCGCCGAGACCACCGAGAACAGCAAGGGAACCATCGATGTCTGA
- a CDS encoding ABC transporter permease, whose product MSSSLKTPPPSSTSATVTSASPKASLSLGARLMARPEIGALIAAVAIYAFFFIVAPPFRSIDAFATILYASSQVGIVAVAVGLLMIGGEFDLSAGVAFITAALTASIFSYQFSVNMWLGSAVALVLALGIGFVNGYLVVKTGIPSFLITLGTFFILQGANLGITKLVTGSVATQNVSDIDGFGSLKAIFDTKINLFGANFRITVLWWVLFVAIATWILARTRIGNWIFAVGGNAPSARAVGVPVNKVKIGLFMAVGFLAWFYGQHRLYGYNTIQAGEGVGQEFIYIIAAVVGGTLLTGGFGSAIGTAIGAFIFGMVSQGIVYAGWDPNWFKAFLGVMLLLAVAVNLYVKKLATTRRSV is encoded by the coding sequence ATGAGTTCGTCCCTCAAGACTCCGCCGCCGTCGTCGACCTCCGCCACCGTGACCTCTGCGTCGCCGAAGGCGTCGTTGTCGCTGGGGGCCAGGCTGATGGCCCGGCCGGAGATTGGTGCGCTCATCGCGGCCGTCGCCATCTACGCCTTCTTCTTCATCGTCGCCCCGCCGTTCCGGTCGATCGACGCGTTCGCCACCATCCTGTACGCCAGCTCGCAGGTCGGGATCGTCGCCGTGGCCGTCGGTCTGCTGATGATCGGCGGGGAGTTCGATCTGTCCGCGGGCGTCGCCTTCATCACCGCCGCGTTGACCGCGTCCATCTTCAGCTACCAGTTCAGCGTCAACATGTGGCTCGGGTCGGCGGTCGCCCTCGTGCTGGCCCTGGGCATCGGATTCGTCAACGGCTATCTGGTGGTGAAGACGGGCATACCCAGCTTCCTCATCACCCTGGGGACGTTCTTCATCCTGCAGGGTGCCAACCTGGGCATCACCAAGCTGGTCACCGGCTCGGTGGCCACCCAGAACGTCTCGGACATCGACGGTTTCGGATCCCTCAAGGCCATCTTCGACACCAAGATCAACCTGTTCGGCGCCAACTTCCGGATCACCGTGCTGTGGTGGGTGCTCTTCGTGGCCATCGCCACCTGGATCCTCGCCCGGACCCGGATCGGTAACTGGATCTTCGCCGTCGGCGGCAACGCCCCCAGTGCCCGCGCCGTCGGCGTGCCGGTGAACAAGGTCAAGATCGGTCTGTTCATGGCCGTGGGCTTCCTGGCCTGGTTCTACGGCCAGCACCGGCTCTACGGCTACAACACCATCCAGGCCGGCGAGGGTGTGGGTCAGGAGTTCATCTACATCATCGCCGCGGTGGTCGGCGGAACGCTGCTCACCGGCGGGTTCGGCTCGGCCATCGGCACCGCCATCGGTGCCTTCATCTTCGGGATGGTGTCGCAGGGCATCGTCTACGCCGGCTGGGACCCCAACTGGTTCAAGGCCTTCCTGGGCGTGATGCTCCTGCTGGCCGTCGCGGTCAACCTGTACGTCAAGAAGCTGGCCACCACCCGGAGGAGCGTCTAG
- a CDS encoding Gfo/Idh/MocA family protein has product MSEPLADLRVAVLGVGLMGSYHAQALATRVKGVTVTVINDFFEPKAQEVAAAIPGARVVTDPIEAINAEDVDAVVIATPGKAHEDQVRACLQRGIPVLCEKPLTTDIASAYQLVQDELATGRTLIQVGFMRRFDAEYVQLRELIASGGLGNPLIVHCTHRNPDVPPHFDSEMMIRDSVVHEVDAVRFLLDEEITAVSVLKPTPTSSAPAGFHDPMIVILETESGRIATDEIFVRTGVAYEVRTEVVGEKGTATIGLDQNLIRTGTDGRWGGQISPGFVQRFDGAYHTELQRWADAARRGTVDGPGAWDGYAAVAVCEAGAEAVRTGQRVEVAMAKRS; this is encoded by the coding sequence ATGTCTGAGCCGCTCGCCGATCTCCGCGTCGCCGTCCTCGGGGTGGGCCTCATGGGCTCGTACCACGCACAGGCGCTGGCCACCCGGGTCAAGGGGGTCACCGTCACGGTGATCAACGACTTCTTCGAGCCCAAGGCCCAGGAGGTCGCCGCCGCCATCCCCGGGGCGCGGGTGGTCACCGACCCGATCGAGGCGATCAACGCCGAGGACGTGGACGCGGTCGTCATCGCCACCCCCGGCAAGGCCCACGAGGACCAGGTCCGGGCCTGTCTGCAGCGGGGCATCCCGGTGCTCTGCGAGAAGCCGCTCACCACCGACATCGCGTCGGCGTACCAGCTGGTCCAGGACGAGCTGGCCACCGGCCGCACGCTCATCCAGGTCGGCTTCATGCGTCGGTTCGACGCCGAGTACGTGCAGCTGCGTGAGCTCATCGCCTCGGGCGGGCTGGGCAACCCGCTGATCGTGCACTGCACCCACCGCAACCCGGACGTGCCGCCGCACTTCGACTCCGAGATGATGATCCGCGACTCCGTGGTGCACGAGGTGGACGCGGTCCGCTTCCTCCTGGACGAGGAGATCACCGCGGTCAGCGTGCTCAAGCCGACGCCCACGAGCTCGGCCCCGGCCGGCTTCCACGATCCGATGATCGTGATCCTGGAGACCGAGTCCGGTCGCATCGCGACCGACGAGATCTTCGTGCGGACCGGGGTGGCCTACGAGGTCCGCACCGAGGTCGTGGGCGAGAAGGGCACCGCCACCATCGGTCTCGACCAGAACCTGATCCGCACCGGGACCGACGGCCGCTGGGGCGGGCAGATCTCGCCGGGCTTCGTGCAGCGGTTCGACGGCGCGTACCACACCGAACTCCAGCGTTGGGCGGACGCGGCCCGTCGAGGCACCGTCGACGGCCCGGGAGCCTGGGACGGCTACGCCGCGGTCGCCGTGTGCGAGGCCGGCGCGGAGGCGGTCCGCACGGGGCAGCGGGTCGAGGTCGCCATGGCGAAGCGGTCCTGA
- the iolB gene encoding 5-deoxy-glucuronate isomerase, with amino-acid sequence MTAPRLTGLVPAGTTATAPFDLVITPEDAGWGYSSLRVITLPAGGSAEFATGGDEMILLPLRGGVDVTVAGETIAVAGRADLFGAVTDFAYLPIGSDVRLDSVLGGTFALPGARATRALPFRYGPADGVAVELRGSGQASRQVNNFAMAATFETDKLLACEVITPAANWSSYPPHKHDEAVGEETELEEIYYYAFSFAGPDAVVDASGAAPRGVGYQRVYGTDEREIEVLAEVGDGDTVLIPHGWHGPSIASPSHHMYYLNVMAGPGAGRAWGISDDPHHGWVRQTWAEQAFDPRLPFPTVAPSS; translated from the coding sequence ATGACGGCGCCCCGGCTCACCGGTCTGGTCCCGGCCGGCACCACGGCCACGGCGCCGTTCGACCTGGTCATCACCCCGGAGGACGCCGGCTGGGGCTACTCCAGCCTGCGGGTGATCACCCTGCCCGCCGGCGGCAGCGCCGAGTTCGCCACCGGCGGCGACGAGATGATCCTGCTGCCGCTGCGCGGCGGCGTGGACGTCACCGTGGCCGGCGAGACCATCGCCGTGGCGGGCCGGGCCGACCTGTTCGGCGCGGTCACCGATTTCGCATACCTGCCCATCGGGTCCGACGTCCGACTGGACAGCGTTCTCGGGGGGACCTTCGCGCTCCCCGGCGCCCGGGCCACCCGCGCCCTGCCCTTCCGGTACGGGCCGGCCGACGGGGTCGCGGTCGAGCTGCGCGGCTCGGGCCAGGCCAGCCGGCAGGTCAACAACTTCGCCATGGCCGCGACCTTCGAGACCGACAAGCTGCTGGCCTGCGAGGTCATCACCCCGGCCGCCAACTGGTCGTCCTACCCTCCGCACAAGCACGACGAGGCCGTGGGGGAGGAGACCGAGCTGGAGGAGATCTACTACTACGCCTTCTCCTTCGCCGGCCCCGACGCCGTGGTCGACGCGAGCGGGGCCGCGCCGAGAGGCGTGGGGTACCAGCGGGTCTACGGCACCGACGAGCGAGAAATCGAGGTGCTCGCCGAGGTCGGTGACGGGGACACCGTCCTCATCCCGCACGGCTGGCACGGCCCGTCCATCGCCTCGCCGAGCCACCACATGTACTACCTGAACGTGATGGCCGGGCCGGGCGCGGGCCGGGCGTGGGGCATCAGCGACGACCCGCACCACGGCTGGGTGCGGCAGACCTGGGCCGAGCAGGCGTTCGACCCCCGGCTCCCGTTCCCGACGGTCGCACCGTCGTCCTGA
- the iolD gene encoding 3D-(3,5/4)-trihydroxycyclohexane-1,2-dione acylhydrolase (decyclizing) — MTTPTPATERLTVAQAVVKFLGNQYTERDGVRRKFFAGCFGIFGHGNVAGLGQALLQAELETPDLLPYHQGRNEQAMVHIAVGYARQQDRLQAFAVTASVGPGASNMLTGAALATINRLPVLLLPSDIFATRIASPVLQELEQPYGYDVSVNDAFRPLSKFFDRVWRPEQLAAALLGAMRVLTDPAETGAVTIALPEDVQAEAFDFPVELFRERTWRIGRPVPEPEVIAAAAELIRGAKAPVIVAGGGVTYAEANDALRAFVEATGIPSTETQAGKGSLPFDHPLNLGAVGATGNPAANLFSRRADVVIGIGTRYSDFTTASKTIWQNPDVQFVNINVASLDAVKHAGLPVVADARRALEALTTELAGYGTSTDYRTEATTLAVRWDAEVVDSFHSGYGAEHGILAQAEVLGAVDEVMDARDVVVCAAGSLPGDLHGMWRTRDRKGYHVEYGFSCMGYEIPGGIGVRMAAPDRDVFVTVGDGSYLMMPTELVTAVQEGIKIIVVLLQNHGYASIGSLAESLGVQRFGTKYRYRDEKSGRLDGGVLPVDLAANAESLGVTVFRASTLPELQEALAKAKAHPTVSLVHVDTDLEFQSPAGDGWWDVPVAEVSTLESTRQARLTYEQHKADQRPYL, encoded by the coding sequence ATGACCACCCCCACCCCCGCCACCGAACGGCTGACCGTCGCCCAGGCCGTCGTGAAGTTCCTGGGCAACCAGTACACCGAGCGGGACGGCGTGCGGCGCAAGTTCTTCGCCGGTTGCTTCGGCATCTTCGGGCACGGCAACGTGGCCGGCCTCGGCCAGGCCCTGCTGCAGGCCGAGCTGGAAACCCCCGACCTGCTGCCCTACCACCAGGGCCGCAACGAGCAGGCGATGGTGCACATCGCGGTCGGCTACGCCCGCCAGCAGGATCGGCTGCAGGCCTTCGCCGTCACCGCGTCGGTCGGGCCGGGCGCCAGCAACATGCTGACCGGCGCCGCGCTGGCCACCATCAACCGGCTGCCGGTGCTGCTGCTGCCCAGCGACATCTTCGCCACCCGCATCGCCTCCCCGGTGCTGCAGGAGCTGGAACAGCCCTACGGGTACGACGTCTCGGTCAACGACGCCTTCCGACCGCTGTCGAAGTTCTTCGACCGCGTGTGGCGGCCGGAGCAGCTGGCCGCGGCGCTGCTCGGCGCCATGCGGGTGCTCACCGACCCGGCCGAGACCGGGGCGGTGACCATCGCGCTGCCCGAGGACGTGCAGGCCGAGGCGTTCGACTTCCCGGTCGAGCTGTTCCGCGAGCGGACCTGGCGGATCGGCCGCCCGGTGCCCGAGCCCGAGGTGATCGCGGCCGCGGCCGAGCTCATCCGCGGGGCGAAGGCCCCGGTGATCGTGGCCGGCGGCGGCGTCACCTACGCCGAGGCCAACGACGCCCTGCGGGCCTTCGTCGAGGCCACCGGCATCCCCAGTACCGAGACCCAGGCCGGCAAGGGCTCGCTGCCGTTCGACCACCCGCTGAACCTGGGTGCCGTCGGCGCCACCGGAAACCCGGCGGCCAACCTGTTCTCGCGTCGGGCCGACGTCGTCATCGGCATCGGCACCCGCTACTCGGACTTCACCACCGCGTCCAAGACCATCTGGCAGAACCCGGACGTGCAGTTCGTCAACATCAACGTGGCGTCGCTGGACGCGGTGAAGCACGCCGGGCTGCCGGTGGTCGCCGATGCCCGCCGCGCCCTGGAGGCGCTGACCACCGAACTCGCCGGGTACGGCACCTCGACGGACTACCGCACCGAGGCCACCACCCTCGCCGTGCGGTGGGACGCCGAGGTCGTCGACTCCTTCCACAGCGGGTACGGCGCCGAGCACGGGATCCTCGCCCAGGCCGAGGTCCTCGGCGCGGTGGACGAGGTGATGGACGCCCGGGACGTGGTCGTGTGTGCGGCCGGTTCGCTGCCCGGCGACCTGCACGGCATGTGGCGCACCCGGGACCGCAAGGGGTACCACGTCGAGTACGGCTTCTCCTGCATGGGCTACGAGATCCCCGGCGGCATCGGCGTCCGGATGGCCGCCCCGGACCGGGACGTCTTCGTCACGGTCGGGGACGGCTCGTACCTGATGATGCCGACCGAACTGGTCACCGCGGTGCAGGAGGGCATCAAGATCATCGTGGTGCTGCTGCAGAACCATGGCTACGCCTCCATCGGTTCCCTCGCCGAGTCCCTGGGGGTGCAGCGGTTCGGCACGAAGTACCGGTACCGCGACGAGAAGTCCGGCCGCCTGGACGGTGGCGTGCTGCCGGTCGATCTGGCCGCCAACGCGGAGAGTCTGGGCGTCACGGTGTTCCGCGCGTCCACCCTGCCCGAGCTGCAGGAGGCGCTGGCCAAGGCCAAGGCGCACCCGACCGTCAGCCTGGTCCACGTGGACACCGACCTGGAGTTCCAGTCGCCCGCGGGCGACGGCTGGTGGGACGTCCCGGTGGCCGAGGTGTCGACCCTGGAGTCCACCCGACAGGCGCGGCTCACCTACGAGCAGCACAAGGCCGACCAGCGTCCGTACCTGTAG
- a CDS encoding substrate-binding domain-containing protein, producing MRIRSKALAATALALTAALTLSACSSSGGAQATETTAASAAAGSGGQTASTPRLTIAMITHETPGDTFWDKIRAGAEAAAAKDNVDLKYSNDPTAAGQATLIQNAIDSKVDAIATTLVTPDALAGPVAAAKAAGIPLVGFNSGIDQYADLGALMYFGSDENLAGTSAGERLAAAGVKHPLCVIQAEGSVALEARCAGVKKSAPGTENLQVNGADISSVTSTITAKLQQDPTIDAVVTLGAPIALAALQSKSEASSQAKVVTFDLNADVAKAIQDGTIEFSVDQQPYLQGYLAVDSLWLYKTNGNDIGGGKAVLTGPSFVDSTNIAAIAGFAANNTR from the coding sequence ATGAGGATTCGCAGCAAGGCCCTCGCGGCCACCGCCCTCGCCCTGACCGCGGCGCTCACGCTGAGCGCGTGCAGCAGCTCCGGTGGCGCCCAGGCCACCGAGACCACCGCGGCGAGCGCCGCCGCCGGGTCCGGTGGGCAGACCGCTTCCACTCCGCGGCTGACCATCGCGATGATCACCCACGAGACCCCGGGCGACACCTTCTGGGACAAGATCCGCGCCGGAGCCGAGGCCGCCGCGGCCAAGGACAACGTCGATCTGAAGTACTCCAACGATCCGACCGCCGCCGGTCAGGCCACGCTGATCCAGAACGCGATCGACTCCAAGGTCGACGCCATCGCGACCACGCTGGTCACCCCGGACGCCCTGGCCGGCCCGGTCGCCGCGGCCAAGGCCGCCGGGATCCCGCTGGTCGGCTTCAACTCCGGTATCGACCAGTACGCCGATCTGGGCGCCCTGATGTACTTCGGTTCCGACGAGAACCTGGCCGGCACCTCGGCCGGCGAGCGGCTCGCCGCCGCCGGCGTGAAGCACCCGCTGTGCGTCATCCAGGCCGAGGGGTCGGTCGCCCTGGAAGCCCGCTGCGCCGGTGTCAAGAAAAGCGCGCCGGGCACGGAGAACCTCCAGGTCAACGGGGCGGACATCTCCTCGGTCACCTCGACGATCACCGCCAAGCTGCAGCAGGACCCGACCATCGACGCCGTGGTGACCCTCGGCGCCCCGATCGCCTTGGCCGCCCTGCAGTCCAAGTCCGAGGCGAGCAGCCAGGCCAAGGTCGTCACCTTCGACCTGAACGCCGACGTCGCCAAGGCCATCCAGGACGGCACGATCGAGTTCTCGGTCGACCAGCAGCCGTACCTCCAGGGTTACCTGGCCGTCGACTCGCTGTGGCTGTACAAGACGAACGGCAACGACATCGGTGGCGGCAAGGCGGTTCTCACCGGACCGTCCTTCGTCGACAGCACGAACATCGCCGCGATCGCCGGCTTCGCGGCGAACAACACCCGCTGA
- a CDS encoding sugar phosphate isomerase/epimerase family protein, whose amino-acid sequence MVTIAFDPTPLHHDHALLDFPDVVARLGFEHLHLTPHPDFAPFFRYPKADDALVAALRKRVADAGITIPAILPVQRISWPEEPQREAAVRNLRRVIELAADLDVPVINTEFSGRPERSEDSEAGFYRSMETLLPILERTGIRMNIDPHPDDFVEDGLEAWRIIRGLNSSAVGFVYVASHTFHYGDRVDSLIAELGDRLGAVYLADTFDHRRSHGLRYISNPPGNAARVHQHLAIGDGDVDFGALFSALRESGFLDRADAILVSNVFAEDETTMDVSPRQLADIRALVAGTGR is encoded by the coding sequence ATGGTGACGATCGCCTTCGATCCCACCCCGCTGCACCACGACCACGCCCTGCTGGACTTCCCGGACGTGGTGGCCCGGCTCGGGTTCGAGCACCTGCACCTCACCCCGCACCCGGACTTCGCGCCGTTCTTCCGGTACCCCAAGGCCGACGACGCGCTGGTCGCCGCCCTGCGCAAGCGGGTCGCCGATGCGGGCATCACCATCCCGGCGATCCTGCCGGTGCAGCGGATCTCCTGGCCCGAGGAGCCCCAGCGGGAGGCGGCGGTCCGCAACCTGCGGCGGGTGATCGAGCTGGCCGCCGATCTGGACGTCCCGGTGATCAACACGGAGTTCAGCGGCCGGCCGGAACGCAGCGAGGACTCCGAGGCCGGCTTCTACCGGTCCATGGAGACCCTCCTGCCGATCCTGGAACGCACGGGCATCCGGATGAACATCGACCCGCACCCCGACGACTTCGTCGAGGACGGGTTGGAGGCGTGGCGCATCATCCGCGGCCTGAACTCATCGGCCGTCGGGTTCGTCTACGTCGCGTCGCACACCTTCCATTACGGAGACCGGGTGGACAGTCTGATCGCCGAGCTGGGAGACCGACTGGGTGCGGTGTACCTGGCCGACACCTTCGACCACCGCCGGTCGCACGGGCTGCGCTACATCAGCAACCCGCCCGGCAACGCCGCCCGGGTGCACCAGCACCTGGCGATCGGGGACGGCGACGTCGACTTCGGCGCGTTGTTCTCGGCCCTGCGCGAATCGGGGTTCCTGGACCGTGCGGACGCCATCCTGGTGTCCAACGTCTTCGCCGAGGACGAGACGACGATGGACGTCTCGCCCCGGCAGCTGGCCGACATCCGCGCGCTCGTCGCCGGTACGGGCCGGTAG
- a CDS encoding CoA-acylating methylmalonate-semialdehyde dehydrogenase, with product MTTITDPEANPTAADSGSAGALGVLPHWSAGAEFPGESDRSADVYDPATGQVTKKVALASREDADAVIAAAAAAFPKWRDMSLARRTSILFRFRELLNERKGEAAELITSEHGKVLSDALGEITRGQEVVEFACGLAHLLKGSMTENASTKVDVSSLRQPLGVVGIISPFNFPAMVPMWFFPIAIAAGNTVVLKPSEKDPSTANWLAALWKEAGLPDGVFNVLHGDKVAVDALLESPSVRSISFVGSTPIARYVYETGTKNGKRVQALGGAKNHMLVLPDADLDLAADAAVNAGFGSAGERCMAISALLAVDSVADQLITKITERMATLRTGDGRRGCDMGPLVTGAHRDKVSGYVQAGVDAGAELVVDGRDQEFDGAKDGFWLGPTLFDRVTTDMSIYTDEIFGPVLSIVRVSGYDEGLELINANQYGNGTAIFTNDGGAARRFQNEVEVGMIGINVPVPVPVGYFSFGGWKASLFGDTHAHGTEGFHFFTRGKVITSRWLDPSHGGLNLGFPQNV from the coding sequence ATGACGACCATCACCGATCCCGAAGCCAATCCCACCGCCGCCGATTCCGGGTCCGCGGGCGCGCTCGGCGTGCTGCCGCACTGGTCCGCCGGCGCCGAGTTCCCCGGCGAGAGCGACCGCAGCGCCGACGTGTACGACCCGGCGACCGGGCAGGTCACCAAGAAGGTCGCGCTGGCCTCCCGGGAGGACGCCGACGCGGTGATCGCCGCGGCCGCCGCCGCCTTCCCGAAGTGGCGGGACATGTCGCTGGCCCGCCGCACCAGCATCCTGTTCCGCTTCCGCGAGTTGCTCAACGAGCGCAAGGGCGAAGCGGCCGAGCTCATCACCTCCGAGCACGGCAAGGTGCTCTCCGACGCCCTCGGTGAGATCACCCGCGGCCAGGAAGTGGTCGAGTTCGCCTGCGGGCTGGCCCATCTGCTCAAGGGCAGCATGACCGAGAACGCCTCCACCAAGGTCGACGTCTCCTCGCTGCGCCAGCCGCTCGGCGTGGTCGGCATCATCTCGCCGTTCAACTTCCCGGCCATGGTCCCGATGTGGTTCTTCCCGATCGCCATCGCCGCCGGCAACACCGTCGTGCTCAAGCCCAGCGAGAAGGACCCGTCCACCGCGAACTGGCTGGCCGCGCTGTGGAAGGAGGCCGGTCTGCCCGACGGCGTGTTCAACGTGCTGCACGGCGACAAGGTCGCCGTCGACGCGTTGCTGGAGAGCCCGTCGGTCCGGTCGATCTCGTTCGTCGGCTCCACCCCGATCGCCCGCTACGTCTACGAGACCGGCACGAAGAACGGCAAGCGCGTGCAGGCCCTGGGCGGGGCGAAGAACCACATGCTGGTACTGCCCGACGCCGATCTCGACCTGGCCGCCGACGCGGCCGTCAACGCCGGCTTCGGCTCGGCGGGGGAGCGGTGCATGGCCATCAGCGCCCTGCTCGCCGTGGACTCCGTCGCCGATCAGCTCATCACGAAGATCACCGAGCGGATGGCCACCCTGCGGACCGGTGACGGCCGCCGGGGCTGCGACATGGGCCCGCTGGTCACCGGGGCGCACCGGGACAAGGTCTCCGGGTACGTGCAGGCCGGCGTGGACGCGGGTGCCGAGCTCGTGGTCGACGGCCGCGATCAGGAGTTCGACGGCGCGAAGGACGGCTTCTGGCTCGGTCCGACCCTGTTCGACCGGGTCACCACCGACATGAGCATCTACACCGACGAGATCTTCGGCCCGGTGCTGTCGATCGTCCGGGTCAGCGGCTACGACGAGGGCCTGGAGCTGATCAACGCCAACCAGTACGGCAACGGCACGGCCATCTTCACCAACGACGGCGGCGCCGCCCGGCGCTTCCAGAACGAGGTCGAGGTCGGCATGATCGGCATCAACGTGCCGGTCCCCGTCCCGGTGGGCTACTTCTCCTTCGGCGGCTGGAAGGCCTCGCTGTTCGGCGACACCCACGCGCACGGCACCGAGGGCTTCCACTTCTTCACCCGCGGCAAGGTCATCACCAGCCGCTGGCTGGACCCGAGCCACGGTGGCCTGAACCTGGGCTTCCCGCAGAACGTCTGA